In Heyndrickxia vini, the sequence TGGCATTTGGATTTAATAAAATGGAACTAGTTCGTGTTCAAGCAAGATGCTTCACTGAAAATATCGGTTCGCAGCGAGTAATGGAAAAGATCGGAATGGCGTACGAAGGAACAACTAGAAAAGGGATGTTTATAAAAGGGAAACACCGCGATTTAAAGGTATACTCGATATTAGCAGAAGAATTTTTAAAAAGTTAGAAGCAGCCCAAAGTAAGCTGCTTCTATTACTGTTATGAGAAATTTTCACGATACCACTTCACAGCGTTCATCACTTCTGCTTCTGTTAGTTGATGGCCATAGTGTTCCCAAAACAAGGTGACATTTGCTTCGTTATCTTCAAGTATTGTTTTTAATTCTTCAGTTTCGGATGTAGGAATTAACGGATCATTTGTGCCTGCCCCAATAAAAATTGGCGTATTTTTTAAAGAAGGAATGTTTAAATCTCTTCTTGGCACCATTGGATGGAATAGAATCGCCCCTTTTAATGCCTTTTCAAAATAAAACAGTAAGCTTGCAGCGATATTTGCTCCATTTGAATAGCCGACTGCGACAATATTTTGCCGATCAAAGTTATATTCCTTTGCAGCCTCATCGAGGTAGTTGGAAAGTTCTTCTGTTCTAAATTCTAAATCCTCTAAATCAAATACGCCTTCACTTAATCGCTTAAAAAAGCGGGGCATCCCATGTTCAAGTACATTTCCTCTTACACTTAACACAGGTGCTTCTGGATCAATCATTTCAGCAAGCTGCAATAATGAATGTTCATTTCCACCTGTTCCATGTAGTAACAATAATACAGGTTTTGAACTGTTGGTTCCCTTTTGAAAATAGTGTTTCATGTTTCATTCACTCCTTTTACTTGGTGTAATCGGTGGTAATACCGTTTCTAGCCGTTCTCTATACATTTCATATCTTGGAGGAAGCATTAATTTTTCACCTAGATTATCCACTTGCTCGTCAATCATAAAACCTGGTGGATCAGTTGCAATCTCGAATAAGATTCCACCTGTTTCGCGAAAATAAACGGAATTAAAGTAATTACGATCTTGAACAGGTGTTACTTGATATCCTAGTTCATTGAAATACGTTTGCCATTGAATTTGTTCCTCATCATCTTTCGTTCGCCATGCAATATGGTGTACCGTTCCGACCCCCATTTTCCCTCTGCTACCATAAGGAGTGCGTTTTACATCAATGATATTGCCAATATCTGCTTCGGATTTAAATCGGATATATTCTTCATCCTCCCCCACCTTTTGCAAGCCTAGGTCTTCTTCTATTAATCTCATTGTTTGATTAGGTGAGCTTGAAAATAGTGTTGCGCCGGCAAAACCTTTGATTGCTACTTCGGAATGGATTTGACCAACACTCCATTCACTTGTGTTGCCTTCTTCTCTTTCCACGATTTCCAATAGTAATCCATGTGGATCTTTAAAAAGAATGGATTCTTCATCGAAACGTATAATGTTTGTAAACTCGATATCGTGTTCGTTTAATCTACTTTTCCAAAATGGTAATGCACCTGTTGGAACCGCGTAGGATGTGACTCCAACCTGCCCATCTCCAATTTTACCCGGATAGGCATTTTCCCAAGGAAAAAAGGTAATGATTGTACCTGGGCTGCCGTTTTTGTCCCCAAAGTACAAATGATACGTTCCGGGATCATCGAAGTTTACCGTTTTTTTTACTAATCGAAGTCCTAATATATCGGAATAATAACGGACGTTTTCTTGCGGATCACCAACAATCGCAGTAATATGATGGATTCCTACACTTTTCATATGTCTATCTCCTTTCAATGAGTATATCTATATAAACGTCAAGTTTATCTCGAATTCGAGATAATTATATATAAAATTTATCACTACGTCAATTGAAGAATGAGTTAGATGTTGTTTATGATCCACAAATCATTCTGTATGATGCACTAATCATGTTTTATGCGGCACAAATTACATTCCATGATCCACAAACTCAATTTCCGACGTTCGAAAGGGAGACTATAATCCACAAATGATTTTGTATGATGCACTAATTCTGTTTTATGCGGCACAAACTACGTTCTATGATCCACAAGCCTAATATCCAACGTTCGAAAGGAGACTATAATCCACAAATGATTTTGTATGATACACTAATCAAATTTTATGCGGCACAAAACTACGTTCTATGATCCACTAACTAAATATCCCACGTTCGAATGAGAAGGAGAATATTTCGGGTAGAACCTTTACATATCAATAACAAAAAAAGTATGAAACCTTCACGATTTCATACTCGTTTTTGAATGCTAATTCTATTGTTTCTCCAAATTATCTAAATTACGCTTTTGCTAATGTTTCTTTCAAGCTACTGTATACTTCATTCCACAGCTTTTCATCTTCGGTAAAGGCTTGAGTGATTTTCTTGAACACTTCTTTTTGTTCTGCTTCAAAACGCTCATCCTCTTTTGGTGGCAATACAGAACGTAATTCCATTACGAATTCTTGTACTTTTGGTGCGCGAGGTCCCCAAACGGCTTTTTCTTCTCCATTTTTATCGATAAAAATAAAAATCGGAATAGAGCGTGCTGTGCCGTTCGTTAAATATTGATCCATTAGCTCAAGGTTTGAATCACGTAACACCATACGGATTTCAATATTCGCTGCTTCTGCCATTTTCATAAGAATTGGCTCATTCATCATTGCATCTCCACACCAATCTTCCGTAATGACAATGGCACGAAGATCTTTTGCTTTTAATTCCTCAAAAAATGCTTGATCAGCTTCTGAAACTTGGAAACGATTATAGATTGATTGCAGGCTTTCTTTATGTACGTTCATCGACTCAACAAAATCTTGTACCGGAATTCCTTTTTCAAACCATTCATTTAATGTTGGCATATTTATCACTCCTATCCATTATTGATTTAAAAATATCATAAACCAATAAATATTTCATTTTTGAACTCCCAACTTATCCAATTTTCTCACCATTTGTTTGGCTTCGCGTAATGTTTAAGCTTTTAACTTTTATATAATGATCTTTGCAATAATAACCAATTAATTTATCAGTTTCCCAGTCATACAAGGGATATACAGTATCAATATCTATTCCTGCTTTCTTCAAACAATATGAACATGTTGTTTGAAAATCAAAGTGGGTTTCACACATTGTTTGGATCCATCCTTTACAATTTACTTTCCACGGAATGTATACCCACCTTTTTCGAAAATAAAACAAAGGACAGAAACTATGTTCTGTCCATATTTTTTAGCGTTTATTTAATTCCTGAACCAATAACTTATTCACTAAAGGAGGATTCGCTTGGCCTTTGGTCGCTTTCATAATTTGCCCGACTAAAAATCCAACCGCTTTCGCTTTTCCGTTTTTGAAATCATCAATAGATTGTTGATTGGATGCTAATACTTCGTCGATAATTTTCAACAATGCCCCTTCATCGGAAATTTGCACAAACCCTTTTTCTTTAACAATCTTTTCAGGCTCGCCACCATTTTCAACGAGCTCCTTAAAGACGGTTTTGGCAATTTTGGAAGAAATCGTTCCATTTTCAATAAGCTTGATCATGCTAGCAAGGCTTCCTGGAGTTAAAGGGATGTCATTCAATTCTTTTTGCTCTGCATTCAAGTAGGCAGAAAGTTCACCCATGATCCAGTTAGAAGCTTGTTTCGCTTCTCCTCCCGCTGCAACTGTTGCTTCGAAGAAATCAGCCATTTCCTTCGTTACAGTTAATACGTTAGCATCATATGCCGGCAATCCTAGCTCTTCAATGTAACGTTTTTTCCGCGCATCCGGCAATTCTGGAATTTCAGTACGGATTCTTTCTTTCCACTCTTCATCGATAAAAATGGAAACAAGGTCTGGTTCAGGGAAATAACGATAATCATCTGATCCTTCTTTTACTCGCATCAATAATGTTTTGCCTGTTGCCTCATCAAAACGGCGTGTTTCTTGATCGATTACACCACCCGCAGATACAACTTCGATTTGGCGTTTTTCTTCATACTCTAACCCTTTACGTACAAAGTTAAAAGAGTTTAAGTTTTTCAATTCCGTCTTTGTCCCAAATTCTTTTTGGCCTACTGGACGAATTGAAATATTCGCATCACAACGCAAGGAGCCTTCTTCCATTTTACAATCAGATACTCCTGTGTATTGGATAATCGATTTTAATTTTTCCAAATAAGCATATGCTTCATCTGCTGTACGAATATCTGGTTCTGAAACAATTTCAATTAATGGTGTACCTTGACGATTTAAATCGACAAGTGAGTATCCGTCACCTGTATGCATTAATTTTCCGGCATCCTCTTCTAAATGAAGACGAGTGATTCCGATTTTTTTCTTTTCACCGTTTACCTCAATTTCAATCCATCCGTGTTCACCAATCGGTTTATCAAACTGAGAAATTTGATAGGCCTTCGGATTGTCTGGATAAAAATAATTTTTTCGATCGAATTTCGTTTCAGGTGCAATTTGACAGTTCAATGCCATCGCCGCTTTCATACCGAACTCAACCGCACGTTTATTCAAAACAGGCAACACACCCGGGTATCCTAAATCAACAACCGTTGTATTTGTATTTGGCTCTGCACCAAAATGAGCCGGTGCTGATGAAAAGATTTTAGAATCTGTTTTTAACTCGACATGGACTTCTAGTCCGATAACCGTTTCATAGTTCATTTTTTTCACCCCTTACAACTGTGGTTTTTCTTTATGGAAATTCGTTGCTTGTTCAAAGGCATGTGCTACTCGATAAACTGTTGCCTCATCAAAATGTTTTCCAATGATTTGCAGGCCAAGTGGCAAGCCATTTGTAAATCCGCATGGAACGGAAATACCAGGAACACCCGCAAGGTTTACTGGAATCGTTAATAAATCATTTGCGTACATTGTTAATGGATCAGACGTTTTTTCACCGATTTTAAATGCTGGAGTTGGTGTTGTTGGTCCAATAATCACGTCATATTTTTCAAATACATCTTCAAAATCATTTTTGATCAATGTTCGAACTTGCTGTGCTTTTTTATAATATGCATCATAGTAACCTGAGCTTAACGCAAAGGTTCCAAGCATAATGCGGCGTTTTACTTCCTCACCAAAGCCTTCAGAGCGTGATTTTTTATATAAATCAATCAAGTTTTCCGCATTCGGTGTGCGATAGCCGTAACGGACCCCATCGAAGCGAGCAAGATTTGAAGATGCCTCTGAAGAAGATAAAAGATAATAGGCAGCCGTTCCATATTTTGAATGTGGCAGACTGACTTCTTCCCATGTAGCCCCTAAACCTTCTAGCACTTTTAATGCATCTAAAACGGACTGGCGAACCTCTTCGTTTACACCCTCACCCATATACTCTTTAGGGACAGCAATTTTCAATCCTTTAATATCACCTGTTAAACTTTGCACAAAATTTGGCACTTCGACATTTGCTGATGTAGAATCATGTGGATCTACTCCGGAAATTGCTTGAAGAAGATAGGCATTGTCTTCCACATTACGCGTAATTGGTCCGATTTGATCGAGCGAGGACGCAAAGGCCACTAGGCCGAATCGGGAAACGCGCCCATAAGTTGGTTTTAAACCGACAACACCACAGAAAGCAGCTGGTTGACGAATCGATCCACCGGTATCGGATCCTAGAGAGAATGGCACTTCACCTGCGGCAACAGACGCTGCCGATCCTCCTGAAGATCCACCTGGAACCGTATTTACATTCCAAGGATTGAACGTTTTATGAAAGCCTGAGTTTTCCGTTGATGACCCCATTGCAAATTCATCCATATTTAATTTTCCAATTGTAATTGTACCTGCATTATGTAATTTATTCATAACTGTCGCGTTATAAATTGGGTCAAAATTTTCGAGGATTTTACTTGCACATGTGGTGCGAAGATCTTTTGTAACAATATTATCCTTGATTCCAATTGGCATTCCAAAGAGTGGTTGATTCGATTCCTCAGAACCTAGTGCTTCATCCAATTGCTTGGCTTTAGCACGTGCTGTTTCTTCGTCTAGTGTAAGAAATGCCTGAACCTTGCTTTCAACTTCTTGGATTCGTTGGTAAGATTCTTCAACGAGCTCTGAAACCTTGACCTCTTTTTTATGTAAAAATTCATGTAACTCAGAGATTTTATGATCAAATAAAGCCAACTCTACCCCTCCTACTCTATAATTGATGGTACACGAATTTGTCCATCTTTCTTATCTGGAGCATTCTTCAATACTTCCTCTTGCGGCAATCCTGGTTCCGCTTTATCCTCACGAAGGACATTGCGAATATCTAATACGTGAGAGGTTGGTTCTACGTTTGTTGTATCCACTTCATTTAACAATTCTGCAAGATTGATAATATCATCTAATTGCTTTGTGAATTTTTCCGTTTGTTCTCCATCAAATTCTAATCTCGCTAAATTAGCGACATGGTTAACTTGATCCTTTGAAATTCTCGACATTCCCTTCACCTCCGAAAGTGGGTTTGAAACAGTAATAATATTATTGATAATATCAGAATGGCTTGTATATAGGCAAGGGGACAGACTGTAGTATAGTCTGCCCCTTTATTTTACTTTAGAACCTTTGCCTTTATCGGTAAAATGGTACCAATCATCGCCACTATCGCACAACCAAGTAATATCGTCGGTACCCCTTTGATAGCTACAAACGATAATAGTCCAAAAACGATTAAATCAAGCACTGAGTCTAGAATTGACAATAATGATATCGTCGTCGCTCTCACTTCTGACGGAATGATGTCATTACTTAGCTGTGAGTAGATCGGATAGCGAATCGACCGAACAAATCGCAATAGAAAAAACGCACCGATAATCATCCACAATGTTTCTCCAAATATGGCCGAAATGACTAGACCGATAACAGCAATCCATCCAGTGACATGCATTAAAAATACTCTTGAGTAACGGCTTGCCATCCATCCAACTGAATTAGAAGAGAAATAGCCAATAACAGCTGCAATCGCATAAAGAATTCCAATATATGCGACCGGAATCCCAGCATTAGTAAATAAAGGTTGATTAAAATAATCGTATACTGCAGCAGCGGGTATGAATACCAATGTAACATTCATAAACATCCATAAAAGTGATGGGCATTTACGAATAACCTTTATGCCTTTAACTACTTGAGTAAATGGATTTTCGCGATAGGATGCTTGATTAGATGGATTTTTAACAAAGAATAATAGAATCAATTCTATTATATAAAAGAGCATGCCTAATCCAATTAATAGTTGAAACTGATCTTCCCTTAAATCTTTGGCCATATAGGCACCAAAAAGTACTGCCGCTATCATCGAAATAAAGCCCGCTGACTGAATTTTCCCCATCGCATGGTCCATTAAGTTTTGTTCGTCACTTTCTTTCAATGATTCATAAATCAGCGCCTCATCCGCTCCCGAAAAGAAAGTAACCGAAAAACCATTTAACCCACTATACAAAAAGAAAAGCCACGGTTCTTGCGCAATAAATAAAAAGCTATAGCTAATTATTTTTATGAATCCTCCGATGATAAAGGACTTTTTTGCGCCAAATCGATCTGCAAACACACCTGCTGGAACTTCCCCCAGCATAACAGCCCCACTCCAACACATAAGTACGAGGAAAATCTCGGATTCGGTCAACCCCCTTTCCATATAAAAAAGGGTCATGACTGGCTGCAAAAAACTAATCGTTGAAAAAAACTGAACCCAAAATAAAATCGTTATATTATGTGAGGCAATTGTATGCTTTTTCATTAACTCTCCTACTTCCATTATTTATTTATCTATTAAATGGAATAAGAAGCAGGAGTAAACAGGTTAACCTATCGATTCACTCCTCCTTCTTGAATCAATAGTGTTTTTTGAACATTACGCATAGTTAATTCCTCCTTTTTTATAATTATGAAAATTATAACATATAAAAATACCTTTTCATTTTTCGAAAAGGTATTTTTCCACATATTTATTTCATATCGACAAATTGCTCGGCCTCTGTCGACCCTTTTAATGCCGTCGTTGAGGAAGTACCTCCGGTGATAATCATCGAAACTTCATCAAAGTATCCTGTACCAACTTCACGTTGATGTCTAGTAGCTGTGTAGCCATACACTTCATTTGCAAATTCAGCCTCCTGCAATTCTGAATAAGCAGCCATGCCTCTTTCTTTATAGCCTTTTGCTAGTTCAAACATGCTATTATTTAGCGCATGGAAACCTGCTAACGTCACAAATTGGAACTTATAACCCATTTTCCCTAACTCTTGCTGGAATTTAGCAATCGTTGCTTCGTCTAATTTCTTTTTCCAGTTAAATGATGGCGAGCAGTTGTATGCGAGAAGTTTGCCAGGGAATTTCTCATGAATGGCTTCGGCAAAACATTTTGCTTCTTCTAAGTTCGGTTCAGATGTTTCGCACCAAACGAGGTCCGCATAAGGTGCATATGCTAAACCTCTAGCGATCGCTTGATCTAGTCCCGCCTTTGTACGATAAAATCCTTCAGGTGTCCGGTCACCAATGATAAATGGTGCATCATAAGGGTCCACATCACTTGTAATTAAATCAGCCGCATTTGCATCAGTTCTCGCAACAACTAAAGTTGGAACGCCCATTACATCTGCTGCTAGACGTGCGGAAATTAAGTTTTTCACGGCTGTCTGGGTCGGCAACAATACTTTTCCACCTAAGTGACCACATTTTTTCTCGGACGATAATTGATCCTCAAAATGAACAGCTGCCGCTCCAGCTTCAATCATTGCCTTCATGAGTTCAAAGACATTCAATTGTCCGCCAAAACCCGCCTCGGCATCAGCGACAATTGGAGCAAACCAATCAATAGAATGATCCCCTTCCACATGATGAATTTGATCAGCACGCTGCAATGCCTGATTAATTCGTTTGACTACGTGTGGAACACTATTTGCAGGATACAAACTTTGATCCGGATACATATGTCCCGACAGATTCGCATCTGCTGCTACTTGCCAGCCGCTTAAATAAATCGCTTTTAGTCCCGCCTTTACTTGTTGAACCGCTTGATTGCCTGTTAAGGCTCCTAATGCATTCACATAATCTTCTTCGTGAAGCAGATGCCAAAGTTTCTCGGCACCACGTCGTGCCAGTGTATGTTCAATATCTATCGATCCACGTAACTTTAATACATCCTCCGCTGAATAGGTACGTTCAATTCCTTTCCATCTTTCATCAAGCTCCCATGATTCTTGTAATTTCGACGCCTTTTCGTTTATCATTCTATATTCCTCCTAATCTATTATTTATAGGATTTCATAACCAGGGATGGTTAGAAAATCAATGAATTCATCCTCTTTAATGAGTTGATCAAATAGTTTAACTGCTTCTTCCAAACGTTGAAGTTTGCCGCAGTGATCATTTTTAATTTTTTCGAGCTCTTCTCCTTTTAATTGTTCATAAAGTTCAAAAGTTACCTCTCTGCCGTCCTCTAAAATCCCTTTCGGATGACGGATCCATTGCCAAAGTTGTGCACGTGAAATTTCCGCTGTCGCCGCGTCCTCCATTAAGTTATCAATTGGTGCAGCACCCTTGCCACTTAGCCAGGATTCAATATATTGAATTCCGACATTAATATTTTGCCGAACGCCCTTTTCAGAAATCT encodes:
- the gatB gene encoding Asp-tRNA(Asn)/Glu-tRNA(Gln) amidotransferase subunit GatB translates to MNYETVIGLEVHVELKTDSKIFSSAPAHFGAEPNTNTTVVDLGYPGVLPVLNKRAVEFGMKAAMALNCQIAPETKFDRKNYFYPDNPKAYQISQFDKPIGEHGWIEIEVNGEKKKIGITRLHLEEDAGKLMHTGDGYSLVDLNRQGTPLIEIVSEPDIRTADEAYAYLEKLKSIIQYTGVSDCKMEEGSLRCDANISIRPVGQKEFGTKTELKNLNSFNFVRKGLEYEEKRQIEVVSAGGVIDQETRRFDEATGKTLLMRVKEGSDDYRYFPEPDLVSIFIDEEWKERIRTEIPELPDARKKRYIEELGLPAYDANVLTVTKEMADFFEATVAAGGEAKQASNWIMGELSAYLNAEQKELNDIPLTPGSLASMIKLIENGTISSKIAKTVFKELVENGGEPEKIVKEKGFVQISDEGALLKIIDEVLASNQQSIDDFKNGKAKAVGFLVGQIMKATKGQANPPLVNKLLVQELNKR
- a CDS encoding MFS transporter; this translates as MKKHTIASHNITILFWVQFFSTISFLQPVMTLFYMERGLTESEIFLVLMCWSGAVMLGEVPAGVFADRFGAKKSFIIGGFIKIISYSFLFIAQEPWLFFLYSGLNGFSVTFFSGADEALIYESLKESDEQNLMDHAMGKIQSAGFISMIAAVLFGAYMAKDLREDQFQLLIGLGMLFYIIELILLFFVKNPSNQASYRENPFTQVVKGIKVIRKCPSLLWMFMNVTLVFIPAAAVYDYFNQPLFTNAGIPVAYIGILYAIAAVIGYFSSNSVGWMASRYSRVFLMHVTGWIAVIGLVISAIFGETLWMIIGAFFLLRFVRSIRYPIYSQLSNDIIPSEVRATTISLLSILDSVLDLIVFGLLSFVAIKGVPTILLGCAIVAMIGTILPIKAKVLK
- a CDS encoding thioredoxin family protein encodes the protein MPTLNEWFEKGIPVQDFVESMNVHKESLQSIYNRFQVSEADQAFFEELKAKDLRAIVITEDWCGDAMMNEPILMKMAEAANIEIRMVLRDSNLELMDQYLTNGTARSIPIFIFIDKNGEEKAVWGPRAPKVQEFVMELRSVLPPKEDERFEAEQKEVFKKITQAFTEDEKLWNEVYSSLKETLAKA
- a CDS encoding ring-cleaving dioxygenase, whose product is MKSVGIHHITAIVGDPQENVRYYSDILGLRLVKKTVNFDDPGTYHLYFGDKNGSPGTIITFFPWENAYPGKIGDGQVGVTSYAVPTGALPFWKSRLNEHDIEFTNIIRFDEESILFKDPHGLLLEIVEREEGNTSEWSVGQIHSEVAIKGFAGATLFSSSPNQTMRLIEEDLGLQKVGEDEEYIRFKSEADIGNIIDVKRTPYGSRGKMGVGTVHHIAWRTKDDEEQIQWQTYFNELGYQVTPVQDRNYFNSVYFRETGGILFEIATDPPGFMIDEQVDNLGEKLMLPPRYEMYRERLETVLPPITPSKRSE
- a CDS encoding alpha/beta hydrolase: MKHYFQKGTNSSKPVLLLLHGTGGNEHSLLQLAEMIDPEAPVLSVRGNVLEHGMPRFFKRLSEGVFDLEDLEFRTEELSNYLDEAAKEYNFDRQNIVAVGYSNGANIAASLLFYFEKALKGAILFHPMVPRRDLNIPSLKNTPIFIGAGTNDPLIPTSETEELKTILEDNEANVTLFWEHYGHQLTEAEVMNAVKWYRENFS
- the gatC gene encoding Asp-tRNA(Asn)/Glu-tRNA(Gln) amidotransferase subunit GatC, translated to MSRISKDQVNHVANLARLEFDGEQTEKFTKQLDDIINLAELLNEVDTTNVEPTSHVLDIRNVLREDKAEPGLPQEEVLKNAPDKKDGQIRVPSIIE
- the aceA gene encoding isocitrate lyase, whose translation is MINEKASKLQESWELDERWKGIERTYSAEDVLKLRGSIDIEHTLARRGAEKLWHLLHEEDYVNALGALTGNQAVQQVKAGLKAIYLSGWQVAADANLSGHMYPDQSLYPANSVPHVVKRINQALQRADQIHHVEGDHSIDWFAPIVADAEAGFGGQLNVFELMKAMIEAGAAAVHFEDQLSSEKKCGHLGGKVLLPTQTAVKNLISARLAADVMGVPTLVVARTDANAADLITSDVDPYDAPFIIGDRTPEGFYRTKAGLDQAIARGLAYAPYADLVWCETSEPNLEEAKCFAEAIHEKFPGKLLAYNCSPSFNWKKKLDEATIAKFQQELGKMGYKFQFVTLAGFHALNNSMFELAKGYKERGMAAYSELQEAEFANEVYGYTATRHQREVGTGYFDEVSMIITGGTSSTTALKGSTEAEQFVDMK
- the gatA gene encoding Asp-tRNA(Asn)/Glu-tRNA(Gln) amidotransferase subunit GatA, which produces MALFDHKISELHEFLHKKEVKVSELVEESYQRIQEVESKVQAFLTLDEETARAKAKQLDEALGSEESNQPLFGMPIGIKDNIVTKDLRTTCASKILENFDPIYNATVMNKLHNAGTITIGKLNMDEFAMGSSTENSGFHKTFNPWNVNTVPGGSSGGSAASVAAGEVPFSLGSDTGGSIRQPAAFCGVVGLKPTYGRVSRFGLVAFASSLDQIGPITRNVEDNAYLLQAISGVDPHDSTSANVEVPNFVQSLTGDIKGLKIAVPKEYMGEGVNEEVRQSVLDALKVLEGLGATWEEVSLPHSKYGTAAYYLLSSSEASSNLARFDGVRYGYRTPNAENLIDLYKKSRSEGFGEEVKRRIMLGTFALSSGYYDAYYKKAQQVRTLIKNDFEDVFEKYDVIIGPTTPTPAFKIGEKTSDPLTMYANDLLTIPVNLAGVPGISVPCGFTNGLPLGLQIIGKHFDEATVYRVAHAFEQATNFHKEKPQL